GGTGCGTTTGTCAGCGTCAACGGCTCCTCGCTCAGCATCGTTGCCGGCATAAGCGTCAGACAGGCGTTTTTTGCACCCGCGATAGGGATCTGCCCTTTCAGTGGGCCATTCCCCGTCACCAAAATCGAATCCATCTGCCCTTACTCCTTAGAACTGCCTGTTGTGGGGTCGTCTGCCGGACCGCCGGTCTCGTCATCTTTGACCGCACGCGCCTTCGCCTGGGCCTTCCGACGGCCCATATTCGCCTTCAATGCGGCCTTCAACCGATCTTCGCGCGTGGGCGCCGACCCGCCATTTTTTGCTGTTTTCTTCTCTGCCATAGATCTTCTGTACCGGAGTGTGAAAAAACCGTCCAGAATGCTCTTGCGCCCCAGTTCGTTTATGCCTAAAAGCCCCCTCACCGGCGCTGCTGTAGCTCAGAGGTAGAGCACTCCCTTGGTAAGGGAGAGGTCGAGAGTTCAATTCTCTCCAGCAGCACCAGTCTCCAAAACATTGATATTTCACATCTTTATAAGATAACACATTTGTTTTGAGCGCTTCTCGCTGTGCTTGATTACGTTCCATCTCACTCCCTCGCCAACCATTGATAGGGCGGCGCGGGCACGGCCCCCCAGACCATTCGGCGCCCCCCTCATGCCCGGATCCGAATCGATCTGAAACCGAGACAATCCTCGATTCGCACAGATTGTCGCACACACAGCGACAACACCTCAGCTCACTCAAGACTGTCAGCGATTAACCGCCGTTGAATCAATTTGTTTGCAATTTCCTGCGCTCGAATCGCATCGGTTAAGGCTGATTTTAATTTTCACCCGCCAGTCTGAACCTCGAAGGCTCACCCATCTGCAAGCTTGGAGCGGGTGCGGGGCCGCAACAGCATCGGGTGCAGGAGGGTTGAATGATAGATGCAAAACCAAAGCAACCGCCTGTTCCAAAACTGCGGATATCGACCACTCCGCTTGGTACTAAGCGACAGGTGAACGACCCAGGCCATTTGAGTCACGCAAAAAAATGGGCGCCGGTGCTACAGTTTTCCAGGCATTGCGTCACACGGCAGATCATACAGGCACATACTCAGTGGCTCTGGCCCCTCCCCAGCTTTGACACGAACAAAGGCGTCTGGCTGTCGTTAACATGTGGCCCTGACAACGGCTCGGATCTGGTCAGATCGCCAACATTCTCCCACCTCAGATCCTATTGGAAACGACGACGGTATTTCGGCGCGCTTGCCAATCGACAAAAAAATCAAGTGGCCTCCTGAAACTGCTCTGCCAGAAATCCGCCTATCCGTTGGAGGGATCCCGCCCATTCCAGCGGACTCTCTTTGAGCGCGATGCCGCATCTGGTGTATCCGCTTTGCTTCAGTCGTAAGGCGCTGAAGATCCGCCCCACCACAAGGGGCGCATCAACGCCTCACCTCCGAGCTTCTGCAGGATCGGTCCGCAAGCCACCAAAAGACGCAAATTACCGCCGACAGGGCACTACAGAAAACGACCGCCACCCAGGCGAGCCGACAGCCGGTCGGCCCGTCTGGCGATCAGAAGAGACACCAGCGCGCAGCCTTATCCAGGCAGCCGCGAGAACCCGAGGCCGCCCTCGATAAGGAACATGTCATGTCGACGATATGGAACTCCATTTTCAGAAAAACCGCCGTGGCCGCTGCCGCACTGACCGTGATGAGCGTCTGTGCCGGTATGCTTCCTGCGCAGAGCATCAACAATGATATCAAGAGCCAGCTGGATCAATTTGTCCGACGTGGCACCGAAGTCAGATTTGAAGGTTATCTGACGGGGTATAGTTATTGGGATAACACACCCCCTGGCAGCGCCGCCATCGCACGTCCCGTCCTGCGACGCCAGGCTGGGGGAACCGGGACATATAATGACCCGGTCACCATCGCTGTGGGACACGCCATCCGGCGGGGGCGCCAGACGCTGGATTTCCCGGCGGGCACGCGGTTCTACATTGAACGCCTGCGCAAATATGCCATCGTGGAAGACGTCTGCGGTGACGGTCATCAACCACAAAATGGCCCCTGCCATACGGGCAAGAATGGCCGCCCGTGGCTTGATATCTACATCGGGGGCAAGCGGAATTCCGTTCGCGATACAGAAAGATGTATGAACCGACTGACCGGGATGCAGCCGATCCGCCTCAACCCCCGGCGCGGTTACCCAGTGGCACGCGGTGAGATTTCAGCCAGCGGATGTCAGGTTTTTGGCCCTGTAAGCTGACGCTATTCTAGCGGGTGCGACGCTTCAGATGCGCCAGCGCCTGCAAGACGATCCCGTTTGTGTTGAGGTCGGCATGGTTTTTCATTTGGGCATACCCATCAAGGAACAATCCACTGCTCATTCCAAAACCGTCAATCCGGGCGTGCTCTTGTGCCATGTCCAGCATTTTACGAGTGTGCCTGCAGGGTCTGACCGCGTACCAAAGATACGCTGCCTTGGTTGAGAAAATGCCATAAGGGCTGCTGGCAACCGGTTCGAACACTACCTCGCGCCCTTTCCTGTAGCTGACGTTCCAACGTGTTTCGTGGCCCAGATCGAAGCCTTGGTAGACAAACCAAGGCGCCGTATCGATTGGCGTCTCAGATGGCGCGAGCAATTGACCGGTTTGATCAAAGTGGTGCTTCATCGCGCCCAGAAAGACATCCGTTAGTACGGCGCATTCAGCAGATGGTCCCAGTTCCACATATTCGAGCAACAGCGGCTCAGTCGGCAGGATGCCAATTTTATCAACCGTATAGAGCAGGTTGACCGTTCTATCTGCAACCGTTTCTCCGGCAAACGCCTCCCGGTAGGGTGAGCGGGTTTCCGACTGGCCCAGAGCTGGTAGAACCCGGGTCTGGTAGTGCGCACAATGCGACAGATAAGATGATTGGATACGTGTCTTGAGGATATTGTTAAGGACACCACCCTGCATCAAACCCGCAATCTGCCATTTACCCATCAGCTGCGAACTGGCGTCCGCAAGCGCGGTATGTTGCGCAGCCCGGGTAACTGCGCTGGTAAGCCGTGCGAAATCACAGGCATCGAACCCTCGCCTTTCAATTGATGCATCCCGAACATTGATCAGCGTCGGCGGATATGCCGCGTCACCATCCTGAATAACCGGAAGCGATGCCATAATCTTCTTGATGCGGCGGTAGATTCTGTCAGCCGGTGCCAGCTCCAGCTCAACCGCTGCCAACAAGCCAAGGATCAGACTCCCGACATCCCACATCGTGATCTCGGAGTTGTTGAATGACTTGCCGTTGATCTGCTTTCTAACCGTCAATGCCAATCCGGTAGCGTTCATTTCTGCCTGTTCGAGGTAGCTATAGGCCAACTCGGCATCAGCCATCATAGCGGCATCGAAAACAGGTGCCTCTGGCGACAGACTGCTGTCACGTAGCGTGTCTCGTGCTTCAAGCAGAAGCTCATGAGCTGGATCAACTATTCCTGTAGGATAGTTGAGGCAGATACCGTTTGCGGCCGGTACTTTCGCAGAAAGCCGACTGACCGTTTGAGCCTTGTGGACAAACACTGCATCTGGATGACGCACATCGCCACGTTGTGGGGCCACATCGTCTGCAAGAAAAATCGGACCTTCGATTGGCTCCCCGTCAGGCCCCAGCCCTGGTGCCCCAAGCCGATGCTGCTCGCCATCACGAGTTTCGACCAGGAATGCGCCGTCTGCTCGGCGTTCCCCACCGCGCACCAAGGTCACACAGTCTGTGCCCAATCGGGTCCGCGCCTGATCCAGCAGCCCATTGTACCCCTCAGCACTGCCCGGAAACTCCGGCAAAATGACATAGTGTCTGGAGTGATTCGGCAAGAACGCGCAGCACCGTTTGTAGATTTCACGCGGCAAAACAGACAAAAGATACCCTGATAGCCGCGCGCGATTGACGCTCGCGGCAATACGCTGACCAACCTCATAAGCGCGGGCCGGGTCAATCGGCAGCTCTGCAACATCCACCGCAAGAACAGTCCCATCCCCCAATTTGGAAAACAGCCCTGATGTCATCTTCTCTTGCGCGGACCTCAGATCTAAGCGCGCCTTCAGTGGCAACATCAATACTGCGGCAGGACCAAGCAACGCCTCGCGCTCAGCCGCCTCAACCGCATCATAGATCACGGTCGTGCACCCCCCGGTCCGCAAACCGTCCTGCCGCAACTCGCCCTCAAGCTCATTGGTCGACACCGTCGAAAAATGCGCTGGCTGAGCAGCAGCAGCCATAGCGCCGGGCAGCTGTTGATCAATTTGCGAGCGCAGCCCCCAAAGACTACGCGCCTTAAAATATCCTGTCTTGCGCATCAGATTGCGCGACGCAGGAACGATCTCGACAAATGTGCGGTTTTGGGAGGCGGTATCGCTTAGCATCGCCAGCAGCGGATGGGTCCTATCCGGTGTGTGTTTGGCGAAGTCTTCGAATGCGACTTCAACGGAGAGTGCAACCCCTTGCGACAGAAATGCAAAAATCAAAGAGCCAAGCGCATTTACCGGCAGCGACGGATGTACGCCGGTCAGTAATATGGAAAACGCACGTATCCCCTCGGCCTGCTGAGGCTGCGCCAGGGCCGGCCAGGTCGTGCTTAGCAGGCCACCTGAGGCCAAACCCAGAAACTCACGGCGTTTCCACGACATTAGCTTGTCCAACTTTCTGGTTCCGGCGGTGTTTACCATAACTTGAACGATCCGCGATGCCCATCTTGAATTATCATTAGGACTTTGTTAAAAACTTAATTAGCGGACGCGGAATCGAAATGGTTCGCGCGAAAGTCAATCTGGCGAAAATCGCCTGCCCCCCAAACGAGTGAATGAAAAAGTAACACGTTATTTGAACGGGTTGGCAAGTGATGCATACGACGACTAAAAATCGGACGGCGCCAGAGGCAAGGAAACGCAGATCAAAACCATCTGCGCCCCAGGCCCGTGTGCACAAGACATTTCCGACCGAAATCTTACCGGCAGAGATGACCAGCTCGACCGACGCCCAAAGGCAGATTTTCAAGGCAGGTACGGCAACTCGCCCGTTTCTTGCCGCCTTGTTTTTTGTGTTGGGATTGGCTCTGGCTGCGGCCATGATCATCGCAGTCACACAGAGTGTCATCACTGAGTTTAAACTGGCCCGCTCATTGTTTCAGAACAATGCGCCGACAGATACAGTCAATTCGGACTGGCGCCGGTTCCTGCCGCAAAGCGACAGTCTTGAGGGTGATGGTGGCTATGACAAGCTGGACAGCGATGGCCCGAGCGTCGCAACGGCGGCGAAAAATGCCTGCCAAACACATACATCCGCAGCCCGCAGCGCCAGCAACAATCCTTCAACGCTATATGCCTTCGTGACAGCCGATCTGGAAGACGTGTCCAACTCCGTTCAACGGACCTGCGACACGATTAATGTGTTTGTTCCAGAGTGGTTGATCATCAGTGACGAGGGGATCGACTGGCTGCAATCCGGCAATCAGGATTTTGGCACGCCTTACATTGTGCGAACCAATCCATTTGGCGATCACCCCATTCAACCGTTGATGCATGTTCAGGCCACCGCGCTTGAGGAAGACGGCAGCCGCCACTGGTCCAAGGCCGCAGATCTCGCAACACGGCACGGGTGGTCCGGCCTGTGTTTTGATATGCGCCGGTTGGAGGCACAGAACCTGCAGAAGGCG
The nucleotide sequence above comes from Phaeobacter inhibens DSM 16374. Encoded proteins:
- a CDS encoding DUF3131 domain-containing protein, whose protein sequence is MVNTAGTRKLDKLMSWKRREFLGLASGGLLSTTWPALAQPQQAEGIRAFSILLTGVHPSLPVNALGSLIFAFLSQGVALSVEVAFEDFAKHTPDRTHPLLAMLSDTASQNRTFVEIVPASRNLMRKTGYFKARSLWGLRSQIDQQLPGAMAAAAQPAHFSTVSTNELEGELRQDGLRTGGCTTVIYDAVEAAEREALLGPAAVLMLPLKARLDLRSAQEKMTSGLFSKLGDGTVLAVDVAELPIDPARAYEVGQRIAASVNRARLSGYLLSVLPREIYKRCCAFLPNHSRHYVILPEFPGSAEGYNGLLDQARTRLGTDCVTLVRGGERRADGAFLVETRDGEQHRLGAPGLGPDGEPIEGPIFLADDVAPQRGDVRHPDAVFVHKAQTVSRLSAKVPAANGICLNYPTGIVDPAHELLLEARDTLRDSSLSPEAPVFDAAMMADAELAYSYLEQAEMNATGLALTVRKQINGKSFNNSEITMWDVGSLILGLLAAVELELAPADRIYRRIKKIMASLPVIQDGDAAYPPTLINVRDASIERRGFDACDFARLTSAVTRAAQHTALADASSQLMGKWQIAGLMQGGVLNNILKTRIQSSYLSHCAHYQTRVLPALGQSETRSPYREAFAGETVADRTVNLLYTVDKIGILPTEPLLLEYVELGPSAECAVLTDVFLGAMKHHFDQTGQLLAPSETPIDTAPWFVYQGFDLGHETRWNVSYRKGREVVFEPVASSPYGIFSTKAAYLWYAVRPCRHTRKMLDMAQEHARIDGFGMSSGLFLDGYAQMKNHADLNTNGIVLQALAHLKRRTR